The following are encoded together in the Choloepus didactylus isolate mChoDid1 chromosome 7, mChoDid1.pri, whole genome shotgun sequence genome:
- the LOC119540527 gene encoding cysteine and histidine-rich domain-containing protein 1-like has translation MRLQDLVRATKFGDACTYHPGVPVFHDALKGWSCCKRRTTDFSDFLSIVGCTKGRHNSEKPPEPVKPEVKTTEKKELSELKPKFQEHIIQAPKPVEAIKRPSPDEPITNLELKVSASLKQALDKLKLSSGNEEDKKEDHSDEIKIGTSCKNGGCSKTYQGLQSLEEICVYHSGVPIFHEGMKYWSCCRRKTSDFNTFLAQEGCTTGKHMWTKKDAGEKVVSCRHDWHQTGGEITISIYAKNSLPELSRVEANSTLLNVHIVFEGEKEFHQNVKLWGVIDVKRSYVSMTATKIEITMRKAEPMQWASLELPATKKQEKQKEDTTA, from the exons atgaggttgcaggaccttgtgagAGCCA CAAAATTTGGAGATGCTTGCACATACCACCCAGGTGTTCCAGTCTTTCATGATGCATTAAAGGGTTGGTCTTGCTGTAAGAGAAGAACAActgatttttctgatttcttaagCATTGTAGGCTGTACAAAGGGTAGGCATAATAGTGAGAAGCCACCTGAGCCAGTCAAGCCTGAAGTCAAGACTACTGAGAAGAAGGAACTATCTGAATTGAAACCCAAATTTCAGGAGCACATCATTCAGGCTCCTAAACCAGTAGAAGCAATTAAAAGGCCAAGCCCAGATGAACCAATAACAAATTTGGAATTAAAAGTATCTGCCTCCCTAAAACAAGCACTTGATAAACTTAAACTATCTTCGGGGAATGAAGAAGATAAAAAGGAGGACCACAGTGATGAAATTAAGATTGGGACCTCATGTAAAAATGGAGGGTGTTCAAAGACATACCAGGGTCTGCAGAGTCTAGAAGAAATCTGTGTGTATCATTCTGGAGTACCTATCTTCCATGAAGGGATGAAATACTGGAGCTGTTGTAGAAGAAAAACTTctgattttaatacttttttagcCCAAGAGGGTTGTACTACAGGGAAACACATGTGGACTAAAAAGGATGCTGGGGAAAAAGTTGTTTCATGTAGACATGATTGGCATCAGACTGGGGGTGAAATCACCATTTCAATATATGCTAAAAATTCACTTCCAGAACTTAGTCGAGTAGAAGCAAATAGTACATTGTTAAATGTGCACATTGTAtttgaaggagagaaagaatttcATCAAAATGTGAAGTTATGGGGTGTGATTGATGTAAAACGAAGTTATGTGTCTATGACTGCAACCAAAATTGAGATCACCATGAGAAAAGCTGAACCCATGCAGTGGGCAAGCCTTGAACTGCCTGCAACTAAAAAGCaggaaaagcaaaaggaagataCAACAGCTTGA